A window of the Canis lupus baileyi chromosome 1, mCanLup2.hap1, whole genome shotgun sequence genome harbors these coding sequences:
- the SEMA4D gene encoding semaphorin-4D isoform X3 — MCITSGAQASEDTVLGTTGGRSWKEKIQNFFVRPQRSAPLKNRVALDICGGDLTQCLGDAGPQHSHHPPAPGRAAGRGPPALSSIGRHPHHGLPAHEPSLPEPPPWRLRVRMCAPIGGLLAALAMAFGMTVAFAPVPRITWEHREVQLEKFHEPGIFNYSVLLLSEDKSTLYVGAREAVFALSALNVSKKQHEAYWKVSEDKKAKCAEKGKSRQTECLNYIRVLQPLSASALYVCGTNAFQPACDHLNLTSFQFLGRTEDGKGRCPFDPAQSYTSVMVDGELYSGTSYNFLGSEPIISRNSSHSPLRTEYAIPWLNEPSFVFADVIREHPDGVDSGDDRVYFFFTEVSVEYEFVFKLMIPRVARVCKGDQGGLRTLQKKWTSFLKARLICSRPDNNLVFNVLQDIFVLRSPDLKEPVFYGVFTPQLNNVGLSAVCAYNLSTAEAVFSGGKYMQSATVEQSHTKWVRYNGAVPTPRPGACINREARAANFSSSLTLPDKTLQFIKDHPLMDGSVTPIDNRPRLIKRDVNYTQIVVDRTRALDGTVYDVMFVSTDRGALHKAVSFEHEAHIIEETQLFPDFEPIQTLLLNSQQGKRFVYAGSSSGVVQAPVAFCGKHGSCEDCVLARDPYCAWSRAAEACVDLHRTDSPSRTLVQQMSGDTSVCPNETKSFREHFFKHGGTAELKCSQKSNLARVVWTFRDRVLKAQTPKYGLVGRRDLLIFDLSEGDSGVYQCLSEERVRNRTVLQLLAKHVLEVRVVPRTPAASTPPAARTEGDRTVLRVSTEPTPGPPPQTPAMRGPTPSPAPTGGTCKPKTIINTVPEVHSEKTMYLKSSDNRLLMFLFLFFFVLCLGLFSYNCYKGYLPGHCLKLRSAMLLGKKQPASDFSDFEQSVKETLVEQGSFSQQNGGQPRPALDTGYETEQDTMASRVPTDREDSQRLDDLPVRDRPFDVKCELKYADSDADVDAE; from the exons ATGTGCATTACAAGCGG AGCCCAGGCTTCTGAGGACACCGTCCTGGGAACAACAGGGGGCAGGTCCTGGAAGGAGAAGATTCAG AATTTCTTCGTGAGGCCGCAGAGAAGCGCACCATTGAAGAACCGGGTGGCCCTCGACATCTGCGGTGGGGACCTCACCCAGTGCCTGGGAGATGCGGGTCCTCAGCATTCACACCATCCACCCGCTCCGGGCCGTGCTGCAGGTCGTGGCCCCCCGGCTCTGAGCAGCATTGGCCGTCACCCCCACCACGGGCTCCCTGCCCACGAGCCTTCACTACCGGAGCCCCCCCCGTGGCGCCTGCGCGTGAGAATGTGCGCCCCCATCGGTGGGCTGCTTGCCGCCCTGGCCATGGCATTTGGGATGACGGTGGCATTCGcaccggtccccaggatcacctgGGAGCACAGAG AGGTGCAGCTGGAGAAGTTTCACGAGCCCGGCATCTTCAACTACTCGGTGTTGCTGCTAAGTGAGGACAAGAGCACCCTGTACGTGGGTGCCCGGGAGGCCGTGTTTGCCCTGAGCGCACTCAACGTCTCCAAGAAGCAGCATGAG GCGTATTGGAAGGTCTCGgaagataaaaaagcaaaatgtgcAGAAAAGGGTAAATCAAGACAG ACAGAATGTCTCAACTACATCCGCGTGCTGCAGCCACTCAGTGCCAGCGCCCTGTACGTGTGCGGGACCAACGCGTTCCAGCCAGCCTGCGACCACCTG AACTTAACGTCCTTTCAGTTTCTGGGGCGAACAGAAGATGGAAAGGGCAGGTGCCCCTTCGACCCCGCACAGAGCTACACTTCTGTCATGGTTG ACGGGGAGCTGTATTCTGGGACGTCCTACAACTTTCTGGGAAGTGAGCCCATCATCTCCCGAAACTCGTCCCATAGCCCTCTGAGGACGGAGTACGCGATCCCGTGGCTCAACG AGCCAAGCTTCGTCTTTGCTGACGTGATCCGAGAACACCCAGATGGCGTGGACAGCGGGGATGACCGGGTCTACTTCTTCTTCACCGAGGTGTCTGTGGAGTATGAGTTTGTGTTCAAGCTGATGATCCCACGAGTGGCCAGGGTGTGCAAG GGGGACCAGGGTGGCCTGCGGACCCTGCAGAAGAAGTGGACGTCTTTCCTCAAGGCCAGGCTGATCTGTTCCCGGCCAGACAACAACCTCGTCTTCAACGTGCTGCAGGACATCTTTGTCCTCAGGTCCCCAGACCTCAAGGAGCCCGTGTTCTACGGGGTCTTCACCCCACAGCT GAACAACGTGGGGCTGTCGGCTGTGTGTGCCTACAACCTGTCCACGGCCGAGGCGGTCTTCTCCGGCGGGAAGTACATGCAGAGCGCCACGGTGGAGCAGTCCCACACCAAGTGGGTGCGCTACAACGGGGCCGTCCCCACGCCGCGGCCCGGGGCG TGCATCAACCGTGAAGCGCGGGCCGCCAACTTCTCCAGCTCCCTCACTCTGCCGGACAAGACCTTACAGTTCATCAAAGACCACCCTCTCATGGACGGCTCCGTGACCCCGATAGACAACAGGCCCAGGCTGATCAAGAGAGACGTGAACTACACGCAGATCGTGGTGGACAGGACACGGGCCCTGGACGGCACCGTCTATGACGTCATGTTTGTCAGCACAG ACCGGGGTGCCCTGCACAAAGCCGTCAGCTTCGAGCATGAGGCCCACATCATCGAGGAGACGCAGCTCTTCCCGGACTTTGAGCCGATCCAGACGCTGCTGCTGAATTCCCAGCAG GGCAAGAGATTTGTGTACGCGGGTTCCAGCTCGGGTGTGGTGCAGGCCCCCGTGGCCTTCTGCGGGAAGCACGGGAGCTGCGAGGACTGCGTGCTGGCCCGCGACCCCTACTGCGCCTGGAGCCGTGCCGCCGAGGCCTGCGTGGACCTGCACCGGACAGACAGCCCCAGCAG GACTTTGGTTCAGCAGATGAGCGGTGACACGTCCGTCTGCCCCA ATGAAACTAAAAGTTTCCGGGAGCATTTTTTCAAGCACGGCGGCACAGCAGAACTGAAATGCTCCCAAAAGTCGAACCTGGCCCGGGTGGTGTGGACGTTCCGGGACCGCGTACTCAAGGCCCAGACCCCCAAGTATGGCCTGGTGGGCAGGAGAGACTTGCTCATCTTCGACCTGTCAGAGGGAGACAGCGGGGTGTACCAGTGCCTGTCGGAGGAGAGAGTCAGGAACAGGACGGTCCTGCAGCTGCTGGCCAAGCACGTTCTGGAAGTCAGGGTGGTTCCTAGGACCCCGGCTGCCTCCACCCCACCAGCCGCCCGGACGGAAGGCGACAGGACCGTCCTCAGAGTGTCGACGGAGCCcaccccgggccccccgccccaGACCCCGGCCATGCGGGGCCCCACGCCCAGCCCCGCGCCCACTGGCGGCACCTGCAAACCAAAGACCATCATCAACACGGTCCCTGAGGTCCACTCGGAGAAGACCATGTATCTCAAGTCCAGTGACAACCGCCTGCTcatgttcctcttcctcttcttcttcgtGCTCTGCCTCGGCCTCTTTTCCTACAACTGCTACAAGGGCTACCTGCCCGGCCACTGCCTGAAGCTCCGCTCCGCCATGCTGCTGGGGAAGAAGCAGCCCGCGTCCGACTTCTCCGACTTTGAGCAGAGCGTGAAGGAGACGCTGGTGGAGCAGGGCAGCTTCTCGCAGCAGAACGGGGGGCAGCCCCGGCCGGCCCTGGACACCGGCTACGAGACGGAGCAGGACACCATGGCCAGCCGGGTGCCCACCGACAGGGAAGACTCGCAGAGGCTCGACGACCTGCCGGTCCGGGACAGGCCGTTTGACGTCAAGTGTGAGCTCAAGTATGCCGACTCGGACGCGGACGTGGACGCGGAGTGA
- the SEMA4D gene encoding semaphorin-4D isoform X2, producing MWTFPVLSLGWRAQASEDTVLGTTGGRSWKEKIQNFFVRPQRSAPLKNRVALDICGGDLTQCLGDAGPQHSHHPPAPGRAAGRGPPALSSIGRHPHHGLPAHEPSLPEPPPWRLRVRMCAPIGGLLAALAMAFGMTVAFAPVPRITWEHREVQLEKFHEPGIFNYSVLLLSEDKSTLYVGAREAVFALSALNVSKKQHEAYWKVSEDKKAKCAEKGKSRQTECLNYIRVLQPLSASALYVCGTNAFQPACDHLNLTSFQFLGRTEDGKGRCPFDPAQSYTSVMVDGELYSGTSYNFLGSEPIISRNSSHSPLRTEYAIPWLNEPSFVFADVIREHPDGVDSGDDRVYFFFTEVSVEYEFVFKLMIPRVARVCKGDQGGLRTLQKKWTSFLKARLICSRPDNNLVFNVLQDIFVLRSPDLKEPVFYGVFTPQLNNVGLSAVCAYNLSTAEAVFSGGKYMQSATVEQSHTKWVRYNGAVPTPRPGACINREARAANFSSSLTLPDKTLQFIKDHPLMDGSVTPIDNRPRLIKRDVNYTQIVVDRTRALDGTVYDVMFVSTDRGALHKAVSFEHEAHIIEETQLFPDFEPIQTLLLNSQQGKRFVYAGSSSGVVQAPVAFCGKHGSCEDCVLARDPYCAWSRAAEACVDLHRTDSPSRTLVQQMSGDTSVCPNETKSFREHFFKHGGTAELKCSQKSNLARVVWTFRDRVLKAQTPKYGLVGRRDLLIFDLSEGDSGVYQCLSEERVRNRTVLQLLAKHVLEVRVVPRTPAASTPPAARTEGDRTVLRVSTEPTPGPPPQTPAMRGPTPSPAPTGGTCKPKTIINTVPEVHSEKTMYLKSSDNRLLMFLFLFFFVLCLGLFSYNCYKGYLPGHCLKLRSAMLLGKKQPASDFSDFEQSVKETLVEQGSFSQQNGGQPRPALDTGYETEQDTMASRVPTDREDSQRLDDLPVRDRPFDVKCELKYADSDADVDAE from the exons AGCCCAGGCTTCTGAGGACACCGTCCTGGGAACAACAGGGGGCAGGTCCTGGAAGGAGAAGATTCAG AATTTCTTCGTGAGGCCGCAGAGAAGCGCACCATTGAAGAACCGGGTGGCCCTCGACATCTGCGGTGGGGACCTCACCCAGTGCCTGGGAGATGCGGGTCCTCAGCATTCACACCATCCACCCGCTCCGGGCCGTGCTGCAGGTCGTGGCCCCCCGGCTCTGAGCAGCATTGGCCGTCACCCCCACCACGGGCTCCCTGCCCACGAGCCTTCACTACCGGAGCCCCCCCCGTGGCGCCTGCGCGTGAGAATGTGCGCCCCCATCGGTGGGCTGCTTGCCGCCCTGGCCATGGCATTTGGGATGACGGTGGCATTCGcaccggtccccaggatcacctgGGAGCACAGAG AGGTGCAGCTGGAGAAGTTTCACGAGCCCGGCATCTTCAACTACTCGGTGTTGCTGCTAAGTGAGGACAAGAGCACCCTGTACGTGGGTGCCCGGGAGGCCGTGTTTGCCCTGAGCGCACTCAACGTCTCCAAGAAGCAGCATGAG GCGTATTGGAAGGTCTCGgaagataaaaaagcaaaatgtgcAGAAAAGGGTAAATCAAGACAG ACAGAATGTCTCAACTACATCCGCGTGCTGCAGCCACTCAGTGCCAGCGCCCTGTACGTGTGCGGGACCAACGCGTTCCAGCCAGCCTGCGACCACCTG AACTTAACGTCCTTTCAGTTTCTGGGGCGAACAGAAGATGGAAAGGGCAGGTGCCCCTTCGACCCCGCACAGAGCTACACTTCTGTCATGGTTG ACGGGGAGCTGTATTCTGGGACGTCCTACAACTTTCTGGGAAGTGAGCCCATCATCTCCCGAAACTCGTCCCATAGCCCTCTGAGGACGGAGTACGCGATCCCGTGGCTCAACG AGCCAAGCTTCGTCTTTGCTGACGTGATCCGAGAACACCCAGATGGCGTGGACAGCGGGGATGACCGGGTCTACTTCTTCTTCACCGAGGTGTCTGTGGAGTATGAGTTTGTGTTCAAGCTGATGATCCCACGAGTGGCCAGGGTGTGCAAG GGGGACCAGGGTGGCCTGCGGACCCTGCAGAAGAAGTGGACGTCTTTCCTCAAGGCCAGGCTGATCTGTTCCCGGCCAGACAACAACCTCGTCTTCAACGTGCTGCAGGACATCTTTGTCCTCAGGTCCCCAGACCTCAAGGAGCCCGTGTTCTACGGGGTCTTCACCCCACAGCT GAACAACGTGGGGCTGTCGGCTGTGTGTGCCTACAACCTGTCCACGGCCGAGGCGGTCTTCTCCGGCGGGAAGTACATGCAGAGCGCCACGGTGGAGCAGTCCCACACCAAGTGGGTGCGCTACAACGGGGCCGTCCCCACGCCGCGGCCCGGGGCG TGCATCAACCGTGAAGCGCGGGCCGCCAACTTCTCCAGCTCCCTCACTCTGCCGGACAAGACCTTACAGTTCATCAAAGACCACCCTCTCATGGACGGCTCCGTGACCCCGATAGACAACAGGCCCAGGCTGATCAAGAGAGACGTGAACTACACGCAGATCGTGGTGGACAGGACACGGGCCCTGGACGGCACCGTCTATGACGTCATGTTTGTCAGCACAG ACCGGGGTGCCCTGCACAAAGCCGTCAGCTTCGAGCATGAGGCCCACATCATCGAGGAGACGCAGCTCTTCCCGGACTTTGAGCCGATCCAGACGCTGCTGCTGAATTCCCAGCAG GGCAAGAGATTTGTGTACGCGGGTTCCAGCTCGGGTGTGGTGCAGGCCCCCGTGGCCTTCTGCGGGAAGCACGGGAGCTGCGAGGACTGCGTGCTGGCCCGCGACCCCTACTGCGCCTGGAGCCGTGCCGCCGAGGCCTGCGTGGACCTGCACCGGACAGACAGCCCCAGCAG GACTTTGGTTCAGCAGATGAGCGGTGACACGTCCGTCTGCCCCA ATGAAACTAAAAGTTTCCGGGAGCATTTTTTCAAGCACGGCGGCACAGCAGAACTGAAATGCTCCCAAAAGTCGAACCTGGCCCGGGTGGTGTGGACGTTCCGGGACCGCGTACTCAAGGCCCAGACCCCCAAGTATGGCCTGGTGGGCAGGAGAGACTTGCTCATCTTCGACCTGTCAGAGGGAGACAGCGGGGTGTACCAGTGCCTGTCGGAGGAGAGAGTCAGGAACAGGACGGTCCTGCAGCTGCTGGCCAAGCACGTTCTGGAAGTCAGGGTGGTTCCTAGGACCCCGGCTGCCTCCACCCCACCAGCCGCCCGGACGGAAGGCGACAGGACCGTCCTCAGAGTGTCGACGGAGCCcaccccgggccccccgccccaGACCCCGGCCATGCGGGGCCCCACGCCCAGCCCCGCGCCCACTGGCGGCACCTGCAAACCAAAGACCATCATCAACACGGTCCCTGAGGTCCACTCGGAGAAGACCATGTATCTCAAGTCCAGTGACAACCGCCTGCTcatgttcctcttcctcttcttcttcgtGCTCTGCCTCGGCCTCTTTTCCTACAACTGCTACAAGGGCTACCTGCCCGGCCACTGCCTGAAGCTCCGCTCCGCCATGCTGCTGGGGAAGAAGCAGCCCGCGTCCGACTTCTCCGACTTTGAGCAGAGCGTGAAGGAGACGCTGGTGGAGCAGGGCAGCTTCTCGCAGCAGAACGGGGGGCAGCCCCGGCCGGCCCTGGACACCGGCTACGAGACGGAGCAGGACACCATGGCCAGCCGGGTGCCCACCGACAGGGAAGACTCGCAGAGGCTCGACGACCTGCCGGTCCGGGACAGGCCGTTTGACGTCAAGTGTGAGCTCAAGTATGCCGACTCGGACGCGGACGTGGACGCGGAGTGA
- the SEMA4D gene encoding semaphorin-4D isoform X1, whose amino-acid sequence MAWPAQGGKPRLPSGPSRPRLCADLPCWALGPPHGVCTPVSGRMERPRDQAQASEDTVLGTTGGRSWKEKIQNFFVRPQRSAPLKNRVALDICGGDLTQCLGDAGPQHSHHPPAPGRAAGRGPPALSSIGRHPHHGLPAHEPSLPEPPPWRLRVRMCAPIGGLLAALAMAFGMTVAFAPVPRITWEHREVQLEKFHEPGIFNYSVLLLSEDKSTLYVGAREAVFALSALNVSKKQHEAYWKVSEDKKAKCAEKGKSRQTECLNYIRVLQPLSASALYVCGTNAFQPACDHLNLTSFQFLGRTEDGKGRCPFDPAQSYTSVMVDGELYSGTSYNFLGSEPIISRNSSHSPLRTEYAIPWLNEPSFVFADVIREHPDGVDSGDDRVYFFFTEVSVEYEFVFKLMIPRVARVCKGDQGGLRTLQKKWTSFLKARLICSRPDNNLVFNVLQDIFVLRSPDLKEPVFYGVFTPQLNNVGLSAVCAYNLSTAEAVFSGGKYMQSATVEQSHTKWVRYNGAVPTPRPGACINREARAANFSSSLTLPDKTLQFIKDHPLMDGSVTPIDNRPRLIKRDVNYTQIVVDRTRALDGTVYDVMFVSTDRGALHKAVSFEHEAHIIEETQLFPDFEPIQTLLLNSQQGKRFVYAGSSSGVVQAPVAFCGKHGSCEDCVLARDPYCAWSRAAEACVDLHRTDSPSRTLVQQMSGDTSVCPNETKSFREHFFKHGGTAELKCSQKSNLARVVWTFRDRVLKAQTPKYGLVGRRDLLIFDLSEGDSGVYQCLSEERVRNRTVLQLLAKHVLEVRVVPRTPAASTPPAARTEGDRTVLRVSTEPTPGPPPQTPAMRGPTPSPAPTGGTCKPKTIINTVPEVHSEKTMYLKSSDNRLLMFLFLFFFVLCLGLFSYNCYKGYLPGHCLKLRSAMLLGKKQPASDFSDFEQSVKETLVEQGSFSQQNGGQPRPALDTGYETEQDTMASRVPTDREDSQRLDDLPVRDRPFDVKCELKYADSDADVDAE is encoded by the exons AGCCCAGGCTTCTGAGGACACCGTCCTGGGAACAACAGGGGGCAGGTCCTGGAAGGAGAAGATTCAG AATTTCTTCGTGAGGCCGCAGAGAAGCGCACCATTGAAGAACCGGGTGGCCCTCGACATCTGCGGTGGGGACCTCACCCAGTGCCTGGGAGATGCGGGTCCTCAGCATTCACACCATCCACCCGCTCCGGGCCGTGCTGCAGGTCGTGGCCCCCCGGCTCTGAGCAGCATTGGCCGTCACCCCCACCACGGGCTCCCTGCCCACGAGCCTTCACTACCGGAGCCCCCCCCGTGGCGCCTGCGCGTGAGAATGTGCGCCCCCATCGGTGGGCTGCTTGCCGCCCTGGCCATGGCATTTGGGATGACGGTGGCATTCGcaccggtccccaggatcacctgGGAGCACAGAG AGGTGCAGCTGGAGAAGTTTCACGAGCCCGGCATCTTCAACTACTCGGTGTTGCTGCTAAGTGAGGACAAGAGCACCCTGTACGTGGGTGCCCGGGAGGCCGTGTTTGCCCTGAGCGCACTCAACGTCTCCAAGAAGCAGCATGAG GCGTATTGGAAGGTCTCGgaagataaaaaagcaaaatgtgcAGAAAAGGGTAAATCAAGACAG ACAGAATGTCTCAACTACATCCGCGTGCTGCAGCCACTCAGTGCCAGCGCCCTGTACGTGTGCGGGACCAACGCGTTCCAGCCAGCCTGCGACCACCTG AACTTAACGTCCTTTCAGTTTCTGGGGCGAACAGAAGATGGAAAGGGCAGGTGCCCCTTCGACCCCGCACAGAGCTACACTTCTGTCATGGTTG ACGGGGAGCTGTATTCTGGGACGTCCTACAACTTTCTGGGAAGTGAGCCCATCATCTCCCGAAACTCGTCCCATAGCCCTCTGAGGACGGAGTACGCGATCCCGTGGCTCAACG AGCCAAGCTTCGTCTTTGCTGACGTGATCCGAGAACACCCAGATGGCGTGGACAGCGGGGATGACCGGGTCTACTTCTTCTTCACCGAGGTGTCTGTGGAGTATGAGTTTGTGTTCAAGCTGATGATCCCACGAGTGGCCAGGGTGTGCAAG GGGGACCAGGGTGGCCTGCGGACCCTGCAGAAGAAGTGGACGTCTTTCCTCAAGGCCAGGCTGATCTGTTCCCGGCCAGACAACAACCTCGTCTTCAACGTGCTGCAGGACATCTTTGTCCTCAGGTCCCCAGACCTCAAGGAGCCCGTGTTCTACGGGGTCTTCACCCCACAGCT GAACAACGTGGGGCTGTCGGCTGTGTGTGCCTACAACCTGTCCACGGCCGAGGCGGTCTTCTCCGGCGGGAAGTACATGCAGAGCGCCACGGTGGAGCAGTCCCACACCAAGTGGGTGCGCTACAACGGGGCCGTCCCCACGCCGCGGCCCGGGGCG TGCATCAACCGTGAAGCGCGGGCCGCCAACTTCTCCAGCTCCCTCACTCTGCCGGACAAGACCTTACAGTTCATCAAAGACCACCCTCTCATGGACGGCTCCGTGACCCCGATAGACAACAGGCCCAGGCTGATCAAGAGAGACGTGAACTACACGCAGATCGTGGTGGACAGGACACGGGCCCTGGACGGCACCGTCTATGACGTCATGTTTGTCAGCACAG ACCGGGGTGCCCTGCACAAAGCCGTCAGCTTCGAGCATGAGGCCCACATCATCGAGGAGACGCAGCTCTTCCCGGACTTTGAGCCGATCCAGACGCTGCTGCTGAATTCCCAGCAG GGCAAGAGATTTGTGTACGCGGGTTCCAGCTCGGGTGTGGTGCAGGCCCCCGTGGCCTTCTGCGGGAAGCACGGGAGCTGCGAGGACTGCGTGCTGGCCCGCGACCCCTACTGCGCCTGGAGCCGTGCCGCCGAGGCCTGCGTGGACCTGCACCGGACAGACAGCCCCAGCAG GACTTTGGTTCAGCAGATGAGCGGTGACACGTCCGTCTGCCCCA ATGAAACTAAAAGTTTCCGGGAGCATTTTTTCAAGCACGGCGGCACAGCAGAACTGAAATGCTCCCAAAAGTCGAACCTGGCCCGGGTGGTGTGGACGTTCCGGGACCGCGTACTCAAGGCCCAGACCCCCAAGTATGGCCTGGTGGGCAGGAGAGACTTGCTCATCTTCGACCTGTCAGAGGGAGACAGCGGGGTGTACCAGTGCCTGTCGGAGGAGAGAGTCAGGAACAGGACGGTCCTGCAGCTGCTGGCCAAGCACGTTCTGGAAGTCAGGGTGGTTCCTAGGACCCCGGCTGCCTCCACCCCACCAGCCGCCCGGACGGAAGGCGACAGGACCGTCCTCAGAGTGTCGACGGAGCCcaccccgggccccccgccccaGACCCCGGCCATGCGGGGCCCCACGCCCAGCCCCGCGCCCACTGGCGGCACCTGCAAACCAAAGACCATCATCAACACGGTCCCTGAGGTCCACTCGGAGAAGACCATGTATCTCAAGTCCAGTGACAACCGCCTGCTcatgttcctcttcctcttcttcttcgtGCTCTGCCTCGGCCTCTTTTCCTACAACTGCTACAAGGGCTACCTGCCCGGCCACTGCCTGAAGCTCCGCTCCGCCATGCTGCTGGGGAAGAAGCAGCCCGCGTCCGACTTCTCCGACTTTGAGCAGAGCGTGAAGGAGACGCTGGTGGAGCAGGGCAGCTTCTCGCAGCAGAACGGGGGGCAGCCCCGGCCGGCCCTGGACACCGGCTACGAGACGGAGCAGGACACCATGGCCAGCCGGGTGCCCACCGACAGGGAAGACTCGCAGAGGCTCGACGACCTGCCGGTCCGGGACAGGCCGTTTGACGTCAAGTGTGAGCTCAAGTATGCCGACTCGGACGCGGACGTGGACGCGGAGTGA